One part of the Apus apus isolate bApuApu2 chromosome 11, bApuApu2.pri.cur, whole genome shotgun sequence genome encodes these proteins:
- the LOC127389229 gene encoding cytochrome b-c1 complex subunit Rieske, mitochondrial, producing MLSVAARSGPFAPYLSAAAHAVPGPMKPLAPAVARRAGKVPLDLKRPLLCRESMNGRSARGELVAGASLNAPASVRFVHNDVAVPDFSDYRRQDVLDATTSSQSSSEARKGFSYLVTATTCVATAYAAKNAVTQFISSLSASADVLALSKIEIKLSDIPEGKNMAFKWRGKPLFVRHRTQAEIKQEAEVDVSQLRDPQHDLDRVKKPEWVILVGVCTHLGCVPIANSGDFGGYYCPCHGSHYDASGRIRKGPAPLNLEVPIYQFINDDVVVVG from the exons ATGCTGTCCGTGGCCGCCCGCTCCGGGCCCTTCGCGCCCTACCTCTCGGCCGCCGCGCACGCCGTGCCCGGCCCAATGAAGCCGCTGGCGCCGGCGGTGGCGCGTCGGGCCGGGAAGGTTCCGCTGGACCTGAAGCGGCCTCTGCTCTGCCGGGAGTCCATGAACGGCCGGTCGGCCCGGGGGGAACTCGTCGCCGGCGCCAGCCTCAACG CACCTGCCAGTGTTCGTTTTGTCCATAATGATGTTGCAGTCCCTGACTTCTCTGACTATCGCCGTCAGGATGTGCTGGATGCCACCACCTCCTCTCAAAGCAGCAGTGAAGCTAGAAAAGGGTTTTCCTACCTGGTGACTGCAACAACATGTGTAGCAACTGCATATGCTGCTAAGAATGCTGTCACCCAGTTTATTTCCAGCCTGAGTGCCTCTGCTGATGTGCTAGCATTGTCAAAGATTGAGATCAAGTTATCTGACATTCCAGAAGGCAAGAACATGGCTTTCAAATGGAGAGGGAAGCCCCTTTTTGTGCGTCACAGAACCCAGGCAGAGATTAAACAGGAAGCAGAAGTTGATGTGTCTCAACTGAGGGATCCGCAGCATGACTTAGACAGAGTGAAGAAACCAGAATGGGTCATATTAGTGGGTGTCTGCACTCATCTTGGTTGTGTTCCCATTGCTAACTCTGGAGATTTTGGCGGTTATTACTGCCCTTGCCATGGCTCCCATTACGATGCCTCTGGCAGAATCAGAAAGGGTCCTGCTCCCCTTAACCTTGAGGTTCCAATTTACCAGTTTATCAATGATGATGTAGTGGTTGTTGGCTGA